In a genomic window of Wyeomyia smithii strain HCP4-BCI-WySm-NY-G18 chromosome 1, ASM2978416v1, whole genome shotgun sequence:
- the LOC129718125 gene encoding uncharacterized protein LOC129718125 → MEISPFISNFQMINIQERIVLLALFEVMKLQDTMEGKLKIYRYNIDKTKLEPYLTINGIYNSVMVVIVDDKMLLITAEKESNLLVVYMVERTDCSLYQKIFFDSSIISVENPPITDKPTLQIQTGDMMIHIYKYSALEGWKLYSRDRVEQ, encoded by the exons ATGGAAATATCGCCATTTATCAGTAATTTTCAAATGATAAACATTCAGGAACGGATAGTTTTATTAGCTCTGTTCGAAGTCATGAAACTACAGGATACTATGGAAGGAAAATTGAAGATATATCGCTACAATATCGATAAAACGAAATTGGAACCTTATCTCACAATCAATGGAATTTATAACTCAGTTATGGTAGTTATTGTAGATGATAAAATGTTATTGATTACAGCCGAGAAAGAATCAAATCTATTAGTTGTATACATGGTTGAACGTACTGATTGCTcactttatcaaaaaatattcTTCGATTCTTCCATAATTTCAGTGGAGAATCCACCTATCACAG aCAAACCGACACTTCAAATTCAAACTGGAGATATGATGAtacatatatataaatattCGGCTCTAGAG